From a region of the Constantimarinum furrinae genome:
- a CDS encoding D-alanine--D-alanine ligase, whose translation MKKKNVAVVMGGYSSEYEISLNSGAVVFEELDRAKYNVFAVHILKEGWYYVAPKGDKHAVSKDDFSFKDGSTTVKPDVIFNTVHGTPGEDGFLQAYWNLLEIPQTSTGFYQAALSFNKRDCLSVLKQFNIHCANSYYINQGNEIPSEEIVKKVGLPCFVKPNRAGSSFGVSKVKELDMLIPSIEKAFAEDHEVIIETALVGVEVSVGVYKTNNTINALPVTEIVTENDFFDYEAKYLGQSEEITPARISEEETKLVQEEAKRIYKLLNMSGVTRAEFIIQKGKPFFLEINTTPGLSKESIVPKQIREAGMTLTEFFGMLVEEAEVN comes from the coding sequence ATGAAGAAAAAAAATGTTGCCGTTGTGATGGGCGGCTATTCCTCTGAATATGAAATATCACTTAACAGCGGCGCTGTGGTTTTTGAAGAGTTAGATCGCGCTAAATACAATGTCTTTGCCGTTCATATTCTCAAAGAAGGTTGGTATTATGTAGCCCCTAAGGGTGATAAACATGCTGTATCTAAAGATGATTTCAGTTTTAAGGATGGAAGTACCACCGTTAAACCCGATGTGATCTTTAATACCGTACACGGAACGCCCGGCGAAGACGGATTCCTTCAGGCGTACTGGAATTTACTGGAAATCCCACAAACCAGCACCGGCTTCTATCAGGCGGCACTAAGTTTCAACAAACGAGATTGTCTTTCAGTATTAAAACAATTCAATATACACTGCGCCAACTCCTATTACATTAACCAAGGCAACGAAATCCCTTCCGAAGAGATCGTAAAAAAAGTAGGCCTGCCCTGTTTTGTAAAACCAAACAGAGCCGGATCGAGTTTTGGAGTGAGCAAGGTAAAAGAGCTTGATATGTTGATCCCTTCCATTGAGAAGGCTTTCGCAGAGGATCATGAAGTGATCATCGAAACCGCATTGGTGGGCGTAGAAGTTTCGGTGGGAGTGTATAAAACCAATAATACGATCAACGCCCTTCCCGTTACCGAGATCGTTACCGAAAATGATTTTTTCGACTATGAAGCCAAATACCTTGGACAATCTGAAGAGATCACCCCGGCCCGAATTTCAGAAGAAGAAACCAAGTTGGTACAAGAAGAGGCCAAGAGAATATATAAGCTGCTAAACATGAGCGGCGTTACCCGTGCAGAATTTATTATTCAGAAAGGGAAACCCTTCTTTTTAGAGATCAATACTACTCCCGGA
- a CDS encoding PASTA domain-containing protein: MTFFKFMFTKAFLKQLLLAVLALIVLSFIILWWLRSTTNHNQKIEVPDLAKMALDDVEETLDEYDLNFEILDSANYNPEFPKYSVIEQIPKAGSFVKENRKIYLYLNPSGYRKVIIPGVVGKTLRQAEPTLKAMGFEIGKISYRPYIAPDEVLELRHNGSKIEPGDELQKTSVIDLIVGDGSGSLRRNEENNPEEDASEENSTETTDEGGN; the protein is encoded by the coding sequence ATGACATTTTTTAAATTCATGTTTACAAAGGCGTTCTTAAAGCAGTTATTATTAGCTGTTTTGGCACTTATAGTACTCTCATTCATAATTCTTTGGTGGTTGCGTAGCACGACCAATCACAATCAGAAAATTGAAGTGCCCGATCTGGCTAAAATGGCATTGGATGATGTAGAAGAAACTCTGGATGAATACGATCTAAACTTCGAAATATTGGATTCGGCGAATTATAATCCCGAGTTTCCGAAATATTCGGTGATCGAACAGATTCCTAAGGCTGGTAGTTTTGTGAAAGAAAACCGCAAGATCTATTTATACCTCAATCCTTCAGGATACAGAAAAGTTATCATTCCGGGTGTCGTGGGTAAGACCTTGCGTCAGGCAGAGCCTACGCTCAAGGCCATGGGCTTCGAGATAGGTAAGATTAGTTATCGCCCGTATATTGCTCCCGATGAGGTGTTGGAATTACGTCATAACGGCTCGAAGATCGAACCGGGAGATGAGCTTCAGAAGACTTCGGTGATCGATCTAATTGTTGGGGATGGCTCCGGAAGTCTCCGTAGAAATGAAGAAAATAATCCTGAAGAGGATGCTTCCGAAGAAAATTCAACCGAAACAACCGACGAAGGTGGAAACTAA
- a CDS encoding RluA family pseudouridine synthase → MLPKKIQPKQPTKVETNPQSEDTGNDDLYEHFRFVADPGQQPLRVDKYLMNRVENATRNKIQKAAKDGNIFVNDVAVKSSYKVKGNDVVTVLFEHPPYEFLLVPEDIPIDIIYEDDEVLVVNKPAGMVVHPGHGNYSGTLINALTFHFENLPNNSSNRPGLVHRIDKDTSGLLVIAKTEEAMTHLSRQFFNKSTEREYVALVWGNMEEDEGTIEGHIGRHPKNRLQNTVFLDDDADDKGKPAVTHYKVLERLGYVTLVSCRLETGRTHQIRVHLKHIGHTLFNDERYGGDKILKGTSFSKYKQFVDNCFKILPRQALHARTLGFEHPVTGKMLRFESPIPDDIETCLEKWRNYSKHVIE, encoded by the coding sequence ATGCTTCCGAAGAAAATTCAACCGAAACAACCGACGAAGGTGGAAACTAATCCCCAGTCTGAAGATACCGGAAACGACGATCTCTACGAACATTTTCGGTTTGTGGCAGATCCCGGTCAGCAACCCCTTAGAGTCGATAAATACCTGATGAACCGGGTAGAAAATGCCACGCGTAATAAAATTCAGAAGGCAGCCAAGGACGGAAATATCTTCGTTAATGATGTGGCTGTAAAATCCAGCTATAAAGTCAAGGGAAATGATGTGGTCACCGTACTTTTCGAGCATCCTCCTTACGAATTCCTGCTGGTACCCGAAGATATTCCAATTGATATTATTTACGAGGATGATGAGGTGTTGGTGGTGAATAAACCTGCCGGCATGGTGGTTCATCCGGGCCACGGAAACTATAGCGGGACGTTAATAAATGCACTGACTTTTCATTTTGAAAACCTGCCCAATAACAGCAGTAACCGACCGGGATTGGTACATCGAATAGATAAAGATACCAGCGGACTCTTGGTAATTGCTAAGACAGAGGAAGCCATGACACATTTGTCACGACAGTTTTTTAATAAAAGTACCGAGCGGGAATACGTAGCATTGGTATGGGGTAATATGGAAGAAGATGAAGGGACTATAGAAGGACATATAGGTAGACATCCTAAGAACAGACTTCAGAATACCGTGTTTTTAGACGATGATGCCGATGACAAGGGAAAGCCGGCGGTAACCCACTATAAAGTGTTGGAACGACTTGGCTATGTCACTTTGGTTTCCTGTAGGCTGGAAACAGGACGCACACATCAAATAAGGGTGCATTTAAAACATATAGGACATACACTCTTTAATGACGAGCGCTACGGTGGGGATAAAATCTTAAAAGGAACCAGCTTTAGTAAATACAAGCAATTTGTAGACAATTGCTTTAAAATATTACCGAGACAGGCACTTCATGCCCGTACCTTGGGATTTGAACATCCGGTAACCGGCAAAATGCTACGGTTTGAGTCACCCATTCCAGATGATATCGAAACCTGTCTTGAAAAATGGCGTAATTATTCGAAGCATGTGATCGAGTAG
- the yaaA gene encoding peroxide stress protein YaaA → MKVVISPAKSLDFETKLPTSRATQPKFLKEAEMINTKLSNKSKKSIGKLMSISDALAELNYNRYKEFSTPFTQSNARPAIYAFAGDVYQGLDAYTIPSEKLDSLQNTVRILSGMYGILRPLDLIQPYRLEMGTQLPVSRKKNLYDFWKKKLTSTLNDELEDGELFLNLASNEYFKAIDAKKLNAEVISPVFKDFKDGKLMLISFFAKKARGSMARYVVDNDINTLEGVKAFNYDGYSYSAAETKKENKPVFIR, encoded by the coding sequence ATGAAAGTTGTTATATCTCCGGCAAAATCACTCGATTTTGAAACTAAATTACCTACTTCACGAGCTACGCAGCCCAAATTTCTAAAGGAGGCTGAAATGATCAATACCAAACTTTCCAACAAGTCGAAAAAGTCTATTGGGAAATTGATGAGTATCAGTGATGCTTTGGCCGAGTTGAATTACAACCGGTATAAAGAATTTTCCACTCCATTTACCCAGAGTAATGCGCGTCCAGCAATTTATGCCTTTGCGGGTGATGTCTACCAAGGTTTGGATGCCTACACGATTCCTTCAGAAAAACTTGACAGCTTACAGAATACCGTCCGCATACTGTCTGGGATGTATGGAATTTTAAGGCCTTTAGACCTTATTCAGCCTTACCGACTGGAGATGGGAACCCAATTGCCTGTAAGCAGAAAAAAAAACCTGTATGATTTCTGGAAAAAGAAGCTCACATCCACTTTGAATGACGAATTAGAGGATGGCGAGCTTTTCCTGAATTTGGCCAGCAACGAATACTTTAAGGCCATCGATGCCAAAAAATTGAATGCTGAAGTGATCTCGCCGGTGTTCAAGGATTTTAAGGATGGTAAACTCATGCTGATTTCATTTTTTGCGAAAAAGGCGAGAGGTAGTATGGCTCGGTATGTGGTTGATAATGATATAAATACTTTGGAAGGTGTGAAAGCATTTAATTACGATGGGTATTCCTATAGTGCTGCCGAAACCAAAAAAGAAAACAAGCCCGTCTTTATTCGATAG
- a CDS encoding uracil-DNA glycosylase family protein encodes MFLHTHPYPPFIPEFATKLIVGTLPPPRFTTGDLKEGDVDFCYGSRDGQLWPILNTIFDLDLKFETTREAIAQRKNFLKDRGIGICDIVESAGREKVDASDLGMQQVVLRDILEVLRVNSRIDTLLFTGGNSKNGPEYFFRQLLKREGLSLKIISSEVPRIHELRLPDSNRIITTVSLTAPSGAANRAVGSLQRYKEMKALDPKLTTIDFRIAQYKPFF; translated from the coding sequence GTGTTTTTGCATACACACCCATACCCGCCGTTTATTCCTGAATTTGCTACAAAACTTATCGTTGGAACCTTACCACCACCCCGTTTTACCACCGGTGATCTAAAAGAAGGAGATGTCGATTTTTGCTACGGAAGTCGCGACGGACAACTTTGGCCGATACTCAATACTATATTCGACTTAGATCTGAAGTTTGAAACAACGAGGGAAGCCATAGCACAACGGAAGAATTTTTTAAAGGATCGCGGCATAGGAATCTGTGATATAGTGGAGTCTGCGGGTCGGGAAAAGGTAGACGCCTCAGATCTTGGAATGCAGCAGGTGGTGTTACGAGATATTTTAGAAGTTTTAAGGGTCAATTCACGAATTGACACCTTGTTATTTACGGGTGGAAATAGTAAGAACGGTCCCGAATATTTTTTCCGTCAACTACTGAAAAGAGAAGGATTGTCCTTAAAAATTATTTCTTCGGAAGTACCTCGAATTCATGAATTGAGACTCCCGGATTCAAACAGGATCATTACAACGGTATCGTTAACAGCACCATCCGGGGCTGCAAACAGAGCGGTTGGGAGTTTACAACGGTATAAAGAAATGAAAGCTCTTGATCCAAAGCTCACAACCATAGATTTTAGGATAGCCCAGTATAAACCCTTCTTCTAA
- a CDS encoding VCBS repeat-containing protein, which yields MKLKICASFVSLLIVACSDSTVAPKKSGTLTDGATTLFTKVNSASSNLTFINLVEEKFDFNFLNYPYIYTGGGVGVGDFNNDGMEDIYLVSNLGPNKMYLNNGNFEFEDVTLASGTIDNTGFSTGVTILDINNDGWLDMYIGKAGSLNDDNGRRNKLFVNKKDGTFVEEAAKWGLDDPGYTTQAYQLDFDKDGDMDLYVLNYRPDFKNNTKISGVIQSQIEETTSDQLYRNDGNRFTKVTGEAGLYNKAWGLAVVIGDFNNDGWDDIHVSNDFLEPDVMYINQQDGTFKNEINERIQHISFNSMGADYADLDNNMYEDLITVDMLAENYARSKENMASMSTENFMSMVKVGYHHAYMANMLHMNSGNGKFKETGQLSGIVKTDWSWAPLIADFDNDGMKDIFITNGVLKDYTNQDFRTQLREKNERGETMKLEDVLDMMPAEKLSNYIYKNKGDLTFQKMITEWGLEDPNFSNGAAYADFDNDGDLDLIVNNINDEVGLYKNNANENFLQVKLKGPETNLQGIGASVYVKNNENRQFQKLYTARGFESTVPAVLQFGLGTSDAPSEVIVKWPDGKISKVENSAANQRLEIDYATAKNDELALRNFVSAKKSVNSASLGIDFTHIENDFNDFDLQLLIPQKQSTKGAGLAKADVNGDGLEDFFVGNALGAPAALYLQNSDGTFAKSNETLWTKEAKYEDANALFFDADGDGDQDLYVVSAGYDLKENDTRLQDRLYMNDGKGNFTLNSSALPRMLVSGKAVAAADIDKDGDLDLFVGGNVVPGKYPLSPRSYILKNERGTFKDVTSQHNGLSEIGMVSEAVFSDYDGDNDPDLVLVGEWMAPTFFNNTNGIFERAEAIGGLEKTEGWWFSVTASDFDGDGDEDYVFGNLGLNNKFQPKKEKPIYIYAKDFDDNGSFDVALSKINDGRLVPVRGKECSSQQNPFLLEKIQSYKEFASLEMDDIYGEDELKEAYRLTAYMFETVYAENKGDGTFEIKKLPNEAQLGPTLAFTVGDYNNDGLNDIMGVGGIYDAEVETIRYDSNYGYVLLGDGKGGFRYSQELDPFVASDAKDLQEITIAGKKHFMVVSNNAPLEIFSFNP from the coding sequence ATGAAATTAAAGATTTGTGCTTCCTTTGTTTCCCTCCTAATCGTCGCGTGTTCAGATTCCACAGTTGCTCCTAAAAAATCGGGTACTTTAACCGATGGCGCAACAACCTTATTCACTAAAGTTAATTCGGCTTCTTCCAACCTCACTTTTATAAATCTGGTAGAAGAGAAATTCGATTTCAATTTTTTAAATTATCCATACATCTATACCGGCGGTGGTGTTGGCGTTGGCGACTTCAACAATGATGGCATGGAAGATATTTATCTGGTCTCAAATTTAGGACCCAACAAAATGTACTTAAATAATGGAAATTTCGAATTTGAAGATGTTACACTTGCCTCCGGAACTATAGACAACACAGGCTTTTCAACCGGCGTTACGATTCTGGATATTAACAATGACGGTTGGCTCGACATGTATATAGGTAAAGCAGGTTCTCTTAATGATGATAATGGAAGGAGAAATAAACTTTTCGTTAATAAAAAGGACGGAACATTCGTTGAGGAAGCTGCTAAGTGGGGTCTTGACGATCCCGGGTATACCACTCAGGCATATCAGTTAGATTTTGACAAGGATGGAGATATGGACCTATATGTTCTCAATTATCGTCCGGATTTTAAAAACAACACCAAGATAAGTGGAGTGATTCAGAGTCAGATAGAAGAAACCACAAGTGATCAGCTCTATAGAAACGATGGAAACAGATTCACCAAAGTGACCGGTGAAGCCGGGCTGTATAATAAAGCCTGGGGATTGGCCGTCGTAATAGGTGATTTTAATAATGACGGCTGGGACGATATACATGTTTCCAACGATTTTCTTGAACCCGACGTAATGTATATCAACCAGCAAGATGGCACATTTAAAAATGAGATCAATGAACGCATCCAGCATATCTCCTTTAACAGTATGGGAGCAGACTATGCCGATCTGGATAACAATATGTACGAAGACCTCATCACCGTAGATATGCTTGCCGAAAACTATGCCCGAAGCAAGGAAAATATGGCATCCATGAGTACAGAAAATTTTATGAGCATGGTAAAAGTTGGATACCATCATGCCTATATGGCCAATATGCTCCATATGAATTCCGGTAATGGAAAATTTAAAGAAACAGGACAGCTAAGTGGGATCGTAAAAACCGACTGGAGTTGGGCACCCCTTATTGCCGACTTCGACAATGATGGTATGAAAGATATTTTTATAACTAACGGGGTACTTAAAGATTACACCAATCAGGATTTCAGAACACAATTGCGTGAAAAAAATGAAAGAGGAGAAACAATGAAACTAGAAGATGTGCTCGATATGATGCCGGCTGAAAAACTCAGCAATTATATTTATAAGAACAAGGGCGATCTTACCTTTCAGAAAATGATAACCGAATGGGGACTGGAAGATCCCAATTTCTCGAATGGCGCTGCTTATGCCGATTTCGACAACGACGGGGACCTCGACCTTATCGTGAATAATATTAACGATGAAGTGGGACTCTATAAGAATAATGCGAACGAAAATTTTCTTCAGGTAAAACTAAAAGGGCCGGAGACGAATCTTCAGGGGATTGGCGCGTCAGTATATGTAAAGAATAATGAAAACAGACAGTTTCAGAAATTATACACGGCCAGAGGATTCGAGTCTACCGTACCGGCTGTACTGCAATTCGGTCTTGGAACCAGCGATGCTCCTTCCGAAGTTATTGTAAAATGGCCCGATGGTAAGATATCTAAAGTGGAAAACTCTGCAGCAAACCAACGTTTAGAAATTGACTACGCCACCGCCAAAAACGACGAACTTGCACTGCGCAATTTCGTTTCGGCTAAAAAAAGCGTAAATAGTGCTTCATTAGGTATTGATTTTACTCATATAGAGAACGATTTTAATGACTTCGACCTACAGTTATTAATTCCTCAAAAGCAATCCACCAAAGGTGCCGGACTCGCAAAAGCCGATGTAAATGGGGACGGACTGGAAGATTTCTTCGTAGGAAATGCCCTAGGGGCTCCAGCCGCATTGTACCTGCAGAACAGTGATGGCACTTTCGCAAAATCCAACGAAACATTATGGACCAAAGAAGCCAAATACGAAGATGCTAACGCACTCTTCTTTGATGCCGATGGCGATGGAGATCAGGACCTGTATGTGGTAAGTGCCGGTTACGATCTCAAAGAAAACGATACACGACTTCAGGACAGATTGTATATGAACGACGGCAAAGGAAATTTTACCTTAAATTCCAGTGCCCTGCCGAGAATGTTGGTTTCCGGCAAAGCTGTGGCGGCCGCCGATATTGATAAGGACGGTGATTTGGATCTTTTTGTTGGCGGAAATGTTGTGCCCGGAAAATATCCCTTGTCTCCGCGTTCCTATATTCTGAAGAATGAACGAGGTACGTTTAAGGATGTTACCTCTCAACATAATGGTTTATCTGAAATAGGCATGGTTTCTGAAGCCGTGTTCTCAGACTATGATGGAGACAACGATCCGGATTTGGTCCTGGTGGGCGAATGGATGGCTCCAACCTTCTTTAACAATACCAACGGTATTTTTGAACGGGCTGAAGCCATTGGAGGTCTTGAAAAAACTGAAGGCTGGTGGTTTAGCGTTACCGCATCAGATTTTGATGGTGACGGTGACGAGGATTATGTCTTCGGAAATCTGGGTCTAAACAACAAATTCCAGCCTAAAAAGGAAAAACCGATCTACATTTACGCCAAGGATTTTGACGATAACGGTAGCTTCGATGTTGCCTTAAGTAAGATCAACGACGGAAGATTGGTGCCCGTACGAGGTAAAGAATGCAGCAGTCAGCAAAACCCCTTCCTGCTCGAAAAGATCCAGAGCTATAAGGAATTTGCCTCGCTCGAAATGGATGATATATATGGTGAAGATGAACTCAAAGAGGCTTATCGTCTTACAGCTTATATGTTCGAAACGGTCTATGCAGAAAATAAAGGCGACGGTACCTTCGAGATAAAGAAACTGCCCAATGAAGCACAATTAGGGCCTACCCTTGCCTTTACTGTAGGGGATTACAACAACGATGGGCTTAACGATATTATGGGTGTGGGCGGAATCTACGATGCCGAAGTGGAGACTATTCGCTATGACAGCAATTACGGTTATGTGCTTTTGGGAGATGGAAAAGGAGGGTTTAGGTATTCCCAGGAGCTGGATCCATTTGTTGCTTCCGATGCCAAAGATCTACAGGAAATCACTATCGCCGGCAAGAAACATTTTATGGTGGTAAGTAATAATGCTCCTCTTGAGATCTTCAGTTTTAATCCTTAG
- a CDS encoding VCBS repeat-containing protein, with amino-acid sequence MYFKSAKNFSVLFSNSVKVLSFLLICFIFMNCDNKTEEKEEYNGPLFSLVSPEQSGLNFINNLPPESRGFNIVVYQYLHNGAGVSVGDINNDGLLDIFFVTNFGDDKLYLNKGNMKFEEIAQRAGVKGKWGWSTGSTMVDINGDGFLDIYVSRSGDMDPEKRKNALFINNGDLTFSERAEEYGLADESYSTQASFFDYDKDGDLDMYLLNHNIIAVLDKDLQFERNNRNPYAGDKLFRNDNGKFIDVSEEAGIIGNGIGYGLSVSAGDINNDGWPDLYVSNDYIEHDYLYYNNGDGTFSEKLKQSTKHISNFSMGSDIADFNNDGLLDIMVVDMVAEDNYRTKTNMSGMNTEKFYAAVDNGFHHQYMMNTLQMNNGNGTFSEVSQLAGLSNTDWSWAPLWADFDMDGRKDLLVTNGLRKEARNSDFVNRKREIMMQMQNDPTRNLEYIKMILDELPENMIKNYIYRNEGDIRFSNMRDQWGLTQTSYSNGAAYADLDNDGDLDIVISNIDHPAFLYENKSELLSDKNYLKVKLTGKGTNVSGIGTRVTLKTGDEIQVQEHYMSRGYQSSTPDELYFGFGKNTKIDSLWLEWPDGSIQLLTEIEANQNLQVAFDKNRLTKIKPIQKNYRPIFSEVTQSLSVPYVHKENVYNDFAREILIPHKLSMQGPGMAVGDVNGDGMEDFYIGAAKGESAKLFLQTKSGSYLETNQTAWLSDRKFEDVSAVFFDLENDGDLDLYVVSGGNEVTIASEELQDRLYINDGSGNFSKAIAALPKMFTSGSSVSAEDFDGDGDMDLFVGGRVVPGAYPMAPRSYLLQNNNGIFEDVTKSLAPELESPGMVTSSVWVDFDKDGKKDLVVAGEWMPIMVMHNNGNYFNNVSAKLGLQDTAGWWNAVASGDFDGDGDEDFIFGNLGLNYKYRTTSEQTFDIYYDDFDSNGTGDIVLTYNESGEVYTLRGRECTSQQMPFIKEKFKTYDAFARANISEIFGEENLNNALHLSAQTFASVYVENNGDSKWNVTALPRLAQLSSVNGIVVKDFDGDSKLDVVIAGNLFESEVETPRNDASQGLFLKGDGEGNFTVLSCLESGINASGNVKEVHMITLGSTRQIAFVNNSDKLQFFRLNNL; translated from the coding sequence ATGTACTTCAAATCAGCCAAAAATTTCAGTGTACTTTTTTCAAACTCTGTAAAAGTTCTTTCATTCCTTCTTATCTGTTTTATCTTTATGAATTGTGACAATAAAACTGAAGAAAAAGAAGAGTATAACGGACCATTATTTAGTCTGGTATCACCAGAACAATCGGGTCTAAACTTTATAAATAATCTACCCCCCGAAAGCAGGGGATTCAATATAGTAGTTTATCAATACCTTCATAATGGAGCGGGAGTTTCAGTGGGGGACATAAATAATGACGGGTTATTAGATATTTTCTTTGTTACAAATTTTGGAGATGATAAGCTCTATTTGAACAAAGGGAATATGAAGTTTGAAGAAATTGCCCAAAGAGCAGGAGTGAAAGGAAAGTGGGGTTGGTCTACGGGAAGTACCATGGTCGATATTAACGGAGACGGTTTTCTGGATATCTATGTTAGCCGATCGGGGGACATGGACCCTGAAAAGAGAAAAAATGCCTTGTTTATAAATAACGGTGATCTTACATTTTCTGAACGAGCCGAGGAATATGGATTAGCCGATGAGAGTTACTCTACACAAGCCAGTTTTTTCGATTACGACAAGGATGGGGATTTAGATATGTATTTGCTTAATCATAACATTATTGCGGTTCTGGATAAAGATCTTCAGTTTGAGAGAAATAACAGAAACCCATATGCAGGAGATAAATTATTCAGAAATGACAATGGAAAGTTTATCGATGTAAGCGAGGAGGCAGGAATCATTGGAAATGGTATTGGGTATGGTTTGAGTGTCTCTGCTGGAGATATCAATAACGATGGTTGGCCGGATCTCTATGTTAGTAATGATTATATAGAGCATGATTATTTATACTATAATAATGGTGATGGCACATTTTCAGAAAAGCTGAAACAATCGACAAAACACATATCGAATTTTTCAATGGGATCGGATATTGCAGATTTCAATAACGATGGCCTTTTGGACATCATGGTTGTCGATATGGTGGCGGAAGATAATTACAGAACCAAGACAAACATGAGTGGTATGAATACTGAAAAGTTTTATGCCGCTGTCGATAATGGTTTTCATCATCAGTATATGATGAATACCCTACAGATGAATAATGGAAATGGTACGTTTAGCGAAGTTTCACAGTTAGCCGGATTATCGAATACCGATTGGAGTTGGGCGCCATTGTGGGCAGATTTTGATATGGACGGTCGTAAAGATCTGTTGGTCACCAATGGTTTAAGAAAGGAAGCCAGGAATAGTGACTTTGTGAACCGCAAGCGGGAAATTATGATGCAGATGCAGAATGATCCCACGCGTAACCTGGAGTATATAAAAATGATCCTGGATGAATTGCCCGAGAATATGATCAAAAATTATATTTACAGAAACGAGGGAGATATTAGATTTTCAAACATGCGAGACCAATGGGGACTTACTCAAACGTCCTATTCTAACGGTGCAGCTTACGCCGACCTTGATAATGATGGGGATCTGGATATTGTAATTTCTAATATAGACCATCCTGCTTTTTTATATGAAAATAAATCTGAATTATTATCGGATAAAAATTATTTAAAAGTAAAACTTACAGGTAAGGGTACGAATGTTTCTGGTATTGGAACGAGAGTCACATTAAAAACAGGAGATGAGATTCAAGTGCAGGAGCACTATATGAGTAGAGGCTATCAATCTTCTACACCCGACGAACTTTACTTTGGGTTTGGAAAAAACACGAAAATAGATTCGCTTTGGTTGGAGTGGCCGGATGGAAGTATTCAATTACTTACAGAAATCGAGGCCAATCAGAATTTGCAAGTAGCTTTCGATAAAAACCGGTTAACCAAAATAAAACCGATTCAGAAAAACTATAGGCCCATATTTTCGGAAGTGACACAATCTCTAAGTGTCCCTTACGTACACAAGGAAAATGTGTACAATGATTTTGCCAGAGAGATCCTTATTCCGCATAAGCTCTCTATGCAGGGTCCCGGGATGGCTGTTGGGGATGTAAATGGTGACGGGATGGAGGATTTTTATATTGGTGCGGCAAAAGGCGAATCTGCAAAATTATTTCTACAAACGAAAAGCGGTTCTTATCTCGAAACAAATCAAACCGCTTGGCTTTCAGATAGAAAATTTGAAGATGTTTCTGCTGTTTTTTTCGACTTAGAAAACGATGGAGATTTGGATTTATATGTGGTGAGTGGAGGCAATGAAGTTACAATAGCTTCGGAAGAACTTCAAGACCGACTTTATATCAATGACGGATCCGGGAATTTTAGTAAAGCGATTGCTGCATTACCTAAAATGTTCACAAGTGGAAGCTCGGTTTCTGCTGAAGATTTTGACGGGGATGGGGATATGGATCTATTTGTGGGAGGAAGGGTAGTACCCGGTGCTTATCCAATGGCCCCAAGAAGTTATTTATTACAAAACAACAATGGAATTTTTGAAGATGTTACAAAGTCACTGGCTCCGGAACTTGAAAGTCCGGGGATGGTAACCAGCAGTGTTTGGGTAGATTTTGATAAGGATGGAAAAAAAGATCTGGTGGTTGCTGGTGAATGGATGCCTATTATGGTAATGCACAATAATGGAAATTACTTCAATAATGTAAGTGCTAAACTTGGATTGCAGGACACTGCAGGTTGGTGGAACGCTGTTGCAAGCGGTGATTTTGATGGGGATGGGGATGAGGATTTTATTTTTGGGAATCTTGGCCTGAATTATAAGTACAGAACAACTTCAGAGCAAACCTTCGATATTTATTACGATGATTTTGATAGCAATGGTACCGGAGATATTGTACTTACTTACAATGAAAGTGGTGAAGTGTACACGCTAAGAGGAAGAGAATGTACATCGCAACAAATGCCATTTATAAAAGAAAAATTTAAAACGTATGATGCTTTTGCCAGAGCAAACATTTCAGAAATATTTGGCGAGGAAAATTTAAATAATGCGCTGCATTTAAGTGCTCAGACGTTTGCCAGTGTCTATGTTGAGAACAATGGAGACTCCAAATGGAATGTCACGGCACTGCCGCGATTGGCACAATTATCTTCAGTAAACGGAATTGTCGTCAAGGATTTCGATGGAGATTCGAAATTGGATGTTGTGATTGCGGGAAATTTGTTCGAATCGGAAGTTGAAACACCCCGAAATGACGCATCGCAGGGATTATTCCTAAAAGGAGATGGTGAGGGAAATTTTACGGTGCTTAGCTGTTTGGAATCCGGCATCAATGCTTCCGGTAATGTTAAGGAAGTACATATGATTACTTTAGGAAGTACCAGGCAAATTGCTTTTGTAAATAACAGTGATAAACTTCAATTTTTCAGGCTTAATAATTTGTAG